From a single Gimesia fumaroli genomic region:
- a CDS encoding RNA polymerase sigma factor, which translates to MALTDIDKNLLKRCLAEEPGAWKDFVDRFIGLFTHVIHHTAHARSIRVTDNDVEDLLSEVFLVLLANDYRVLRNFRGNSSLATYLTVVSRRVIVKKMVERRMAEALGHVSTKSKLESLSEEARHQQTLEDQEEIQNMIKQLPPADAQIVEQYHLQGKSYQQISSELDIPENSIGPTLSRARNRMRENKSKTRTL; encoded by the coding sequence GTGGCTCTCACGGATATTGATAAGAATTTGCTCAAACGCTGTCTGGCGGAAGAGCCGGGTGCATGGAAGGATTTCGTTGACCGGTTTATCGGCCTGTTCACGCATGTGATTCATCACACTGCCCATGCCCGCAGTATTCGTGTCACCGACAACGATGTCGAAGATCTGCTCTCAGAAGTTTTCCTGGTTCTGTTAGCCAATGACTATCGCGTTCTGCGAAACTTCCGTGGTAACAGTTCTCTGGCGACCTACCTGACCGTGGTCTCCCGTCGTGTGATTGTAAAAAAAATGGTCGAACGCCGAATGGCTGAAGCCCTGGGGCATGTTTCTACCAAATCGAAACTGGAATCGCTCTCTGAAGAAGCCCGGCATCAACAGACGCTGGAAGATCAGGAAGAGATCCAGAATATGATCAAGCAACTGCCGCCCGCAGATGCACAGATTGTCGAGCAGTACCATCTGCAGGGAAAGTCCTACCAGCAGATCAGTAGCGAACTGGATATCCCCGAGAATTCGATCGGGCCGACACTCTCACGGGCACGTAACCGCATGCGTGAAAATAAATCCAAAACACGTACGCTTTAA
- a CDS encoding YHYH protein, translated as MKIRLLTLCSLVLCGSAAPLPAFPPPGFGPPSSGPLPKSQVQITVKDGYRYISSNGIPDHQPGRFPNRNNPNSIRPQHYQFRVPAEPKEARNITPNSHSPFGIAINGVVFDAETAEFWNRDRRSGWNYEAKSGRINLGLDQSNAHVQPTGSYHYHGLPTGLISNLNKTKAVALIGVAADGFPIYGQYGYADAQDATSEIRKMKSSYRIKKGTRPNGPGGKYDGTFVADYEYVEGAGDLDECNGRFGVTPEYPDGIYHYYIIEEFPFIPRNFRGTPDSSFQRRGPGPGRRGPGRGGFGPPGQSRQRGGFGRGQ; from the coding sequence TTGAAAATTCGACTGCTGACACTCTGTTCTCTCGTTCTGTGTGGGAGTGCTGCACCACTGCCGGCATTTCCCCCGCCGGGATTTGGTCCTCCCTCTTCCGGTCCTCTGCCGAAGAGCCAGGTACAGATTACTGTGAAAGACGGTTATCGCTATATCAGTTCGAACGGGATTCCCGATCATCAACCGGGACGATTTCCGAATCGAAATAATCCGAATTCGATCCGGCCACAGCACTATCAATTCAGGGTTCCTGCTGAGCCCAAAGAAGCGCGCAATATTACACCCAATTCTCATTCACCGTTTGGCATTGCGATTAATGGGGTCGTGTTCGATGCAGAGACGGCGGAGTTCTGGAACCGCGATCGTCGCTCCGGCTGGAATTACGAAGCCAAGTCCGGAAGGATCAATCTGGGACTTGACCAGAGTAACGCACACGTTCAACCGACGGGTAGTTACCACTATCATGGGTTACCGACGGGGCTCATTTCGAATCTGAATAAAACCAAAGCGGTCGCATTGATAGGCGTTGCCGCGGATGGATTTCCGATCTACGGTCAGTATGGCTATGCGGATGCCCAAGACGCGACAAGTGAAATACGAAAAATGAAATCCAGCTACCGAATCAAAAAAGGGACGCGCCCGAATGGCCCCGGCGGGAAATACGATGGCACCTTTGTCGCGGATTACGAGTACGTTGAAGGTGCCGGCGATCTGGATGAATGCAACGGCCGATTCGGTGTGACTCCCGAATACCCTGACGGCATCTATCATTATTATATTATCGAAGAGTTCCCGTTTATTCCCCGCAATTTTCGAGGAACTCCCGACAGCAGTTTTCAGAGACGTGGCCCCGGACCGGGGCGGCGTGGGCCTGGCCGGGGTGGTTTTGGTCCACCAGGACAGAGCAGACAGAGAGGTGGTTTCGGACGTGGTCAATAA
- a CDS encoding carboxylesterase family protein produces MQTTRIRSMFAYRFSLLLLTLAFLGITTTLPAQTKPTQTGFVNAVYKDAAGEHRYVVFVPKNYSPEKKYPVILFLHGAGERGNDGLKQTQVGLGPIVKQQAATFPFLVVFPQAENMKESLLGGWLANTDDSKRALKILDTVMKDYSVDSKQQILTGWSMGGYGAWSLAAADPLRWSAVAPIAGGGKTDWAAKLKEVPIWAFHGANDRAILPAESEKMINAVKQAGGTPRFTEVPDVGHDVWKVAYSEPLFDWMQHPGRAMDSSAPLLVKPDLKLPAEADTNSPFVPALVIDNAVSVRLGNRFLQSLADAVPSMVPADMLEGSINDIYDYTVAQGRGFDVQFTGISYKGELARAAVEAYAADTLNIQLGIKNVDLYISSTYVTGNRHSAVAGPISVSVGHQKPVWLSFDVKPYIKNNQLKLQLVRTRFNIPQNNWYVSGPAGVSTRGIGMTAEKVSSGLVDGIYGSKGRIEQEVKAIVPGLVEELEKQLNFDEASQVVNAVWPLPVYQPRMKLSPREVVTDKKGVSISFGLSVAALEPDKFDGKVRRLNSLGRSVNDIPKVSDLQVGVAPSMLKPLTEMLVEADVARIPVQDVPGHSFAPLAEPKTLQQVFPDLKQYGDNVKIWSELVLTKPIQVEDASQPKKTKGNPFRFVVPQAAISMAIKKSAANKDWIPYAEYSLSVSQDVEPEIVDRTYSKRALRLNWEGGSRIGGTARFAPEYKPQDAKINQQKFQALVQSAWDGWTKQGPASVAEIPDIELGFGLYRVNKVNWSTPQLLATFTVPELKITNNTKIDMEYELKSPYSDWGGPYTLKPGESHAFDAATPLTYRRKVNNRLQVYTLAAGSHYEFDPQNGDQSGTLFEAADN; encoded by the coding sequence ATGCAAACGACACGAATTCGATCGATGTTTGCGTACCGGTTTTCTTTGCTTTTACTCACTCTGGCGTTTCTGGGAATCACCACAACTCTCCCGGCGCAAACGAAGCCGACCCAGACTGGATTTGTGAACGCCGTTTATAAGGACGCGGCCGGCGAACATCGCTATGTGGTCTTTGTTCCTAAAAACTATTCACCCGAAAAAAAATATCCTGTGATCCTGTTCCTGCACGGTGCCGGCGAACGAGGCAACGATGGTCTCAAGCAGACCCAGGTTGGCTTAGGTCCCATCGTCAAACAGCAGGCCGCAACGTTTCCCTTTCTTGTCGTCTTCCCCCAGGCAGAAAATATGAAAGAGAGCCTGCTGGGCGGCTGGCTGGCCAACACCGATGACTCGAAACGGGCATTGAAAATTCTTGATACCGTGATGAAAGATTATTCGGTCGACAGCAAGCAGCAGATCTTAACCGGCTGGTCGATGGGCGGCTACGGCGCCTGGAGTCTGGCGGCGGCAGATCCGCTTCGCTGGTCGGCAGTCGCTCCGATCGCGGGCGGCGGAAAAACCGACTGGGCAGCGAAGCTCAAAGAAGTGCCAATCTGGGCCTTTCATGGCGCCAATGATCGTGCGATTCTTCCCGCAGAATCAGAGAAAATGATCAACGCAGTGAAACAGGCCGGCGGTACACCCCGTTTTACCGAAGTTCCCGACGTCGGTCACGATGTCTGGAAGGTCGCTTATTCCGAGCCCCTGTTTGACTGGATGCAGCACCCCGGTCGCGCCATGGATTCTTCCGCGCCGCTTCTGGTCAAACCCGATCTGAAACTGCCAGCCGAAGCCGATACCAACAGTCCGTTTGTACCCGCTTTGGTCATCGATAATGCCGTCTCGGTGCGTTTGGGAAATCGGTTTCTGCAGTCGCTGGCCGATGCGGTTCCCAGTATGGTTCCCGCAGATATGCTGGAAGGGTCAATCAATGACATTTACGACTATACCGTCGCGCAAGGCCGTGGCTTTGATGTGCAATTCACGGGGATCTCATATAAAGGTGAACTGGCCCGTGCCGCCGTCGAAGCTTATGCAGCAGACACTCTGAATATTCAACTCGGCATTAAGAATGTCGATCTCTATATCAGTAGCACCTATGTCACCGGCAATCGGCATTCCGCCGTTGCGGGACCGATTTCTGTCAGCGTCGGTCACCAGAAACCGGTCTGGCTCAGTTTCGATGTGAAACCATATATCAAAAATAATCAACTCAAACTGCAACTTGTACGCACACGATTCAATATTCCGCAGAATAACTGGTACGTCTCCGGGCCCGCCGGCGTCTCCACACGCGGCATTGGCATGACCGCAGAGAAAGTTTCCAGCGGACTCGTCGATGGAATCTACGGCAGTAAGGGACGTATTGAACAAGAAGTCAAAGCCATCGTGCCCGGCCTCGTGGAAGAACTGGAAAAACAACTCAACTTCGACGAAGCCAGTCAGGTCGTCAATGCCGTCTGGCCGTTACCCGTATATCAGCCGCGGATGAAACTTTCACCGCGAGAAGTCGTCACAGATAAAAAAGGCGTTTCGATCAGCTTCGGCCTCAGCGTTGCCGCTCTGGAGCCAGATAAGTTTGACGGCAAAGTGAGACGGCTGAATTCACTGGGGAGATCGGTCAACGACATTCCCAAAGTCAGCGACCTGCAGGTGGGCGTCGCGCCCAGCATGCTCAAACCGTTAACCGAGATGCTGGTCGAAGCCGATGTCGCCCGCATCCCCGTTCAGGATGTCCCCGGTCATTCCTTTGCACCACTGGCAGAACCCAAAACACTGCAGCAGGTCTTTCCCGATCTGAAACAGTACGGCGATAACGTCAAAATCTGGTCGGAACTCGTGTTAACCAAACCGATTCAGGTCGAAGATGCCAGCCAACCGAAAAAAACAAAAGGGAATCCATTCCGCTTTGTCGTCCCGCAAGCAGCCATCTCGATGGCCATCAAAAAATCGGCTGCCAATAAAGATTGGATTCCCTACGCCGAGTATTCACTCTCGGTCAGTCAGGATGTCGAGCCGGAAATTGTCGATCGCACCTATTCCAAACGCGCCCTGCGCTTGAACTGGGAAGGGGGCTCACGCATCGGCGGCACCGCTCGCTTTGCACCCGAGTACAAACCGCAGGATGCCAAAATCAACCAGCAAAAATTCCAGGCTCTGGTGCAGTCCGCCTGGGATGGCTGGACGAAGCAGGGCCCCGCGTCCGTTGCGGAGATCCCCGATATCGAACTCGGTTTTGGCCTGTACCGCGTCAACAAAGTCAACTGGTCCACGCCGCAGTTATTGGCGACGTTTACCGTGCCCGAGTTGAAGATTACCAATAATACGAAAATCGATATGGAGTACGAACTGAAAAGTCCCTACAGCGATTGGGGCGGCCCTTACACGTTGAAGCCGGGTGAATCGCACGCCTTCGACGCGGCGACTCCGCTGACTTACCGACGCAAGGTAAATAACCGCCTGCAGGTTTACACCTTAGCCGCCGGTTCCCACTATGAATTCGATCCACAGAACGGCGATCAGAGTGGCACCCTGTTTGAAGCCGCCGACAATTGA
- a CDS encoding proton-conducting transporter transmembrane domain-containing protein, with protein MNSFLNAIIPLSPVLLVVMPVIGACFGWGASRLGLEFTRWTAFSNSLVSCLILAAVMFSPFLQTDEDDRPTRAISVTLKLPATETASAEERNERVIKWALDATAVWFLLLPTCLWPVLTLLIHRMTDVSQQHYFLLMLLQALLAGLFVSFDLLSFLTFLMLTTFCLLCLIRLASGSRSRSVFESTMYLQFLGDGLIMGGLLLAATGHTWMQGVLLEGPQPLTLQFESILQGTVSDVSLYPVAQAYWSTVSPWIFLMLLSGFVIKGALFPVHYQLTQWLKLLPAQAGSAPEGIGWYLVLLTLITKVSIYGMVRFLVPLTFSVGTSVSSLLALWGSFGFLIAALIASLRKDLLTIVVWFLIGQTSLVLTILFAADATAVSQYLSWNLIQGLACCLLFLVLPLIGLEQQKRTHKLFMGIAGLSLLTLLGMPGLGGFTAGFALLWSLANQGVLLALSFLLGSLLFNLALIRGFWRLMKVDQPTELPAVSATPVRSHENIGLTWLAFSPLVLLIVVLGIAPATLLEQTLLPLISVSESVTEEPAEN; from the coding sequence ATGAACTCATTCCTGAATGCCATCATTCCCCTGTCACCTGTATTACTGGTTGTCATGCCAGTCATCGGTGCGTGCTTTGGGTGGGGTGCATCGCGGCTGGGACTGGAGTTTACTCGCTGGACCGCATTTTCCAATTCGCTGGTTTCCTGTCTGATCCTGGCTGCGGTAATGTTCTCTCCTTTCCTGCAGACTGACGAGGATGACCGGCCAACCCGGGCAATTTCTGTCACGTTAAAACTTCCTGCTACCGAAACGGCGTCAGCGGAGGAACGGAACGAGCGGGTTATCAAATGGGCCCTGGATGCGACGGCTGTCTGGTTTCTACTGCTGCCAACCTGCTTGTGGCCTGTGCTGACACTGTTGATTCATCGGATGACGGACGTCTCGCAACAACACTATTTTCTACTAATGTTGTTACAGGCGCTGCTGGCGGGGCTGTTTGTCTCTTTCGATTTGCTCAGCTTTCTTACGTTCCTGATGCTGACGACGTTTTGTCTGCTGTGCCTGATTCGACTGGCCAGCGGTAGCCGTTCGCGTTCTGTTTTTGAGAGCACGATGTATCTGCAGTTTCTGGGAGACGGCCTGATCATGGGAGGCCTGTTACTGGCGGCGACCGGACATACCTGGATGCAGGGCGTGCTGTTGGAAGGGCCGCAACCTCTGACGCTGCAGTTTGAATCGATCCTGCAGGGAACTGTCAGCGATGTTTCGCTCTACCCGGTTGCCCAAGCGTATTGGAGCACTGTGTCTCCCTGGATTTTTCTGATGTTACTATCGGGCTTTGTCATCAAAGGCGCCTTGTTTCCGGTCCACTATCAGTTGACGCAGTGGTTGAAGTTGCTGCCTGCGCAAGCGGGTTCCGCGCCCGAGGGAATCGGCTGGTATCTGGTACTGCTGACTTTGATCACCAAGGTCAGTATTTACGGAATGGTTCGCTTTCTGGTTCCGTTAACGTTTTCGGTCGGTACCAGCGTGTCTTCGCTGCTGGCGTTGTGGGGTAGTTTCGGTTTTCTGATCGCGGCGCTGATTGCCAGTTTGAGAAAAGATCTGCTTACGATTGTGGTCTGGTTTTTGATCGGGCAGACTTCGCTGGTGTTGACGATCTTATTTGCCGCCGATGCGACAGCGGTTTCCCAATACCTGTCATGGAATCTGATTCAGGGGCTGGCCTGCTGCCTGCTGTTTCTGGTGCTGCCTTTGATTGGATTAGAACAACAGAAACGCACTCACAAACTGTTCATGGGAATCGCCGGCCTGTCTTTATTGACGTTGCTGGGTATGCCGGGACTGGGAGGATTTACGGCGGGATTCGCATTGCTGTGGAGCCTGGCCAATCAGGGCGTTCTGCTCGCGTTGAGTTTTCTATTGGGGAGTCTGCTGTTTAACCTGGCGCTGATTCGCGGTTTCTGGCGGTTAATGAAAGTCGATCAACCAACAGAACTTCCCGCTGTCAGTGCAACGCCGGTTCGTTCGCACGAAAATATCGGACTCACCTGGCTTGCATTCAGCCCTCTGGTGTTGCTGATTGTCGTGCTCGGCATCGCACCCGCCACCCTGCTGGAACAGACGCTGCTCCCGCTGATCTCTGTCAGCGAGAGCGTGACTGAAGAACCCGCGGAAAATTGA
- a CDS encoding NuoL/Nad5 family protein → MDKTITLLLQLSLITPFVMVLVAALVGFRILKGRPHWPALIGVVLTTMVAVTSVFYFRSRLQSQSYSRTLIDWLSLGSGEEGRLSIGVLLDPLSLAFFLLISLASLFYLLLDHSFSTVPAPRSRRQFTSLLYLLSFFATAGIVLATNFLQLFLFWLMLSMSMNLLHEVNLPDESPQETEHRHWWGWNAFSDGMLLLAIFLISVNFQSLHFLTCLQPDAIQAAFTQNRVALPGIGAALFLAALPRLNLFPASALIVCRQTPWNSSSLATLSLLSLPAGLFLLLRTAPYFFAIQANQRLLLQLGTLSAFLTLFSAISLTRGQQRDRVLYWLSATMAGMTVAILGMSRGSSLHLILALVLLQTSLFAVLIPIQHRLQEGTLPLQSMGSIQICVLLLLTASVAGLGTMLNPLIAARAAAQNLRSELMVWLMLFILAGYVFGLARFYFFLNARSVSSDSRANFPVLPLWGITVLICLTSVSVYVRLPIFPQLWPALMTGDSENPFDRDWLFCSLFCVMPLVALVLAWMTASKTDRRKPDASPEPALIQLGQSHYYSLTLLNRALIHPLQFCAKFASLLDEWIVTLCSRFSLETLPEYWGQLLKQMQNGQTAFQTLVLLFTLSILIFVLMVLQI, encoded by the coding sequence GTGGATAAAACGATCACGCTGTTACTGCAACTGAGTCTGATCACGCCCTTCGTGATGGTGCTGGTAGCTGCGCTCGTGGGATTCCGAATATTAAAAGGACGTCCGCACTGGCCCGCGTTAATTGGTGTCGTACTGACCACAATGGTTGCGGTCACGTCCGTCTTTTATTTCCGTTCCCGGCTTCAGAGTCAATCTTATTCACGGACGTTGATTGACTGGCTCTCGCTGGGTAGTGGAGAGGAAGGTCGGCTCTCAATCGGTGTCTTGTTGGACCCGCTGAGTCTTGCGTTTTTTCTGTTGATCTCGCTGGCTTCACTGTTTTACCTGCTGCTCGACCATTCTTTCTCGACAGTTCCTGCCCCGCGTTCGCGTCGGCAGTTTACTTCCCTGTTGTATTTACTCAGCTTCTTCGCGACCGCGGGTATTGTGCTGGCGACTAACTTTTTGCAGTTATTTCTGTTCTGGCTGATGCTGTCGATGAGCATGAATCTGCTGCACGAAGTGAATCTGCCCGACGAGAGTCCGCAGGAAACAGAGCACCGACACTGGTGGGGCTGGAATGCATTCTCGGACGGGATGCTGCTGCTGGCGATTTTTTTAATCAGCGTCAACTTTCAGTCGTTGCATTTCCTGACCTGTCTGCAGCCGGATGCGATTCAGGCCGCGTTCACACAAAACCGGGTCGCTTTGCCCGGTATCGGGGCAGCACTCTTTCTGGCCGCCCTGCCTCGCCTGAATCTGTTTCCGGCGTCCGCACTGATTGTCTGCCGTCAAACGCCCTGGAATTCATCCTCTTTAGCAACACTCAGTCTGCTCTCACTTCCCGCAGGTCTGTTTTTGCTACTGCGTACGGCTCCCTATTTTTTCGCGATTCAAGCCAACCAGCGTCTGCTGCTGCAACTGGGAACCCTGTCTGCATTCCTCACGCTGTTCTCCGCGATCAGTCTCACGCGCGGTCAGCAGCGAGACCGCGTGTTGTACTGGCTTTCTGCAACTATGGCAGGTATGACGGTCGCCATTCTGGGGATGAGTCGCGGCTCTTCGCTGCATCTGATTCTGGCGCTGGTACTGCTGCAGACCAGTCTATTTGCTGTGCTGATCCCCATTCAGCATCGGTTGCAGGAGGGAACGCTGCCATTACAATCGATGGGTTCGATTCAAATCTGCGTGCTACTGTTACTGACCGCGTCCGTCGCTGGCCTGGGTACGATGTTGAATCCACTGATCGCGGCCCGAGCCGCCGCACAGAATTTGCGGTCGGAGTTGATGGTCTGGCTGATGCTGTTCATTCTCGCCGGCTATGTCTTTGGACTGGCCCGGTTTTATTTTTTCCTCAATGCCAGATCGGTTTCATCCGACAGTCGCGCGAACTTTCCTGTGCTGCCGCTGTGGGGTATCACGGTTTTGATTTGTTTGACAAGTGTTTCCGTTTATGTTCGGCTGCCGATCTTCCCGCAACTCTGGCCGGCGTTGATGACGGGCGACAGCGAGAATCCCTTTGATCGTGACTGGTTGTTCTGCAGTCTGTTTTGTGTGATGCCACTGGTGGCACTGGTCCTGGCCTGGATGACGGCGTCGAAAACAGATCGCCGCAAACCCGATGCATCCCCGGAGCCGGCACTGATTCAATTAGGACAGTCGCACTACTATTCACTCACGCTGTTGAACCGGGCGTTGATTCACCCCCTGCAGTTTTGTGCGAAATTCGCCTCTCTGTTGGATGAATGGATTGTGACACTGTGCAGCCGATTTTCCCTGGAGACGCTACCTGAATACTGGGGTCAGCTGTTGAAACAGATGCAGAACGGCCAGACTGCCTTTCAGACGCTCGTGCTGCTGTTTACGCTTTCCATTTTAATTTTCGTGCTGATGGTGTTGCAGATATAA
- a CDS encoding NADH-quinone oxidoreductase subunit K, protein MILMQSAPLLHNHLMIAVTLIVLGFLGMLLQRNRLATVFSLLLWLQGAGLVFAAYGPFQNSRAGNFYFLIVALIVITLLCTLAALIFHARRYLQQEQVEPKSREGTISRG, encoded by the coding sequence ATGATCCTAATGCAATCTGCCCCCCTGCTGCATAATCACCTGATGATCGCGGTGACGCTGATCGTGCTTGGTTTTCTGGGCATGCTGCTACAGCGCAATCGGCTGGCGACCGTGTTTTCACTGTTACTCTGGCTGCAGGGCGCCGGTCTGGTCTTTGCCGCCTATGGACCATTTCAAAATTCGCGGGCGGGGAACTTCTATTTCCTGATCGTGGCGTTGATCGTAATCACGTTGCTGTGTACGCTGGCCGCTCTGATTTTTCATGCCCGTCGATATTTGCAGCAGGAGCAGGTCGAACCGAAATCGCGGGAAGGAACAATCTCGCGTGGATAA